The genomic interval GTTTAACGAGAAGTGAAATTAGAAAATTGACGAAAGAGAAATTTTCTCAGCCCTAATTCATAATATGGTTTCTGCTGCTTGCCCATTGCTgaaatttcctttctttctgGTTGTGGACTTGTGGGGAAGATTGGGAGGTTATTTGACTTCTTAGGTTGGAATTGTTGGTTAAATGTTTTTGGTGTATGCATGGACTAATTCATgatgaaactttttttttttctttcaaaaaacaTTAAAGATTTAAATTGTTTGTATTTGTTTCTCGGAAGAAAAAGACGTAAAATCTCCAAACATTTTTGAGAGAGCTAAGGAGGAGTTTGAGGCAGTATTTCATCATGACAAATCGCCTCACCATCACAGAGAAACTCATGGGAGAAGTGACGACATTGATGAGAAAACTCCATCTGATGAAGTCAAAGGGCCAAATGTGTTTGAACGGGTGAAGGAGGAGTTTGAAGCTGTTGTTGAGGCCATTCACCCCAAGAAAGAATCTGAATCTAGCACACCAAAAAGGGATGGCTAGGGTGTGCCCTTATTTTATATAACCAAGGAGTTTGAAGACTTGTCTTGGCGTTGTTAACCATCTAAACTACCATGTTTGGCTTGTccatttatctttcttttcttgttgtCTCAATTATGATGTATAAATAGTAAATGATTTGTGTTTCCAATTGATTATATGAACGCATagtcctcttctcttcttttcagaaaaaaaggaaagaaattgtCCCTGGTTTGGTGGTAGATTATCGATGTGAAAGTTTAATTGTAAACTCTGATCTGTAACATCATCTAGTACAGCGGAATGATATATGATTCACAAAGTATTCCACTCTTTCATTAGGCATTTAGTTGCAGATATCATctgaatagaataaaatttgGGATTCAATTACACTAATATTGGtgtctaattatattttaatccgCTTTAGCAATTCTATCTCGTGTTGTCTTTTCCTCTTGCCAATCTATATATTTGCCGATACAGATTTaaatcttacaaaaaatgataaaactgGTCTTACTGGTAAGTTAACTAACATTACAGATATGGCATTGAATTCCATTAGAGTATCAATAATGGAGCAATAGCATATAATTCTGAGTTAGGGATAAGTTATTGGTTGGTGCAGGGAAGTTTGATTTGGTTTGAGATGTATgcatttaagaatatatatgaTGATAGCCTCTCCACCTCCGAGCTGTTAGAGTGTTTGGAACCATGACTCCAACGCATATATTCATGTTAAGCAATAAAGTAGAAGCTTCTATTAGTAGTATATGAGGAACGCAGAAAATGGCATCAGATGCGAATTCAGACACTTAGCAGAAAATGTAAATCCTCCATTATCTGACAAAATTTTGCACATCCTATAAGCAACACAAAGTATGTAAGTAATACTGATTTATATCATGAAAAATCAAAGCAATCCTTGCATGAACTAGATTCCACGTTATATAATAAAAGCACTGtactttatattttaggaaAGTAGAGTTCTAAGCAGAATTTGtcttaaaacatttgaaaacCTGTTTATTTAGAATGCTGTGGAGTCAATTTCACTTGGGGtgatttaaaatttcttataataGTTTCTTTCAAATCTTATTCTAATTAGTAAAAGAACTAAAtgcattcatttttatttttattttatatttgaaacttattttaaaGTACTAAGAAGATTAATAGAAAAGTTACAACAGAAGAATATACCGTTACTCTTTCATTTCCCAATTAACGTTACTTTATAACAGCCAAACATTCATGCAAACTATCTAACTCGTAAAGCTATATTTTATCTCCCTCATGTTTTTCCTTAACTCCTCTTCAGCAGCCCTAAactctatattatttttactaggGGTCTTTTCTGTCACTTTCTTAGCAACTGTCTGCAGGTATGTAGGTAGATAGCATCAGCTTCCTTGTCTATATAGCACATCAACATTGAAATATCCTTTTACTCAAATCACTCACCTGCCCCATAACTATAAGTAATAATTCCCAGACAATAGGGTTCACCCACATTGcacaaaaaatgaatatatagtTGCATTTGTTATTGAGTCATGTCTTCCTTTGATTGTCCTTTAACATGATTGATGGATGAACTATTCAGGTCATTTTTACTAACCTTTTTTATAGCATCACCGAGCTTATTTATTGCATATATCTGGAACACTTGTTATCACACAAACTGCACTGGCTGCAGTCAATTACAACACAATAATGTCGACTTTACATTGCCTAATAAGcttaacagaaaaataaatgacaTAATATAACACTAATACTTAATGGCAACTTAATCTATAACTCACCGAACTCTCTTTGCTTAATTATGCATGCCTTGtttgttctctttcttccatGGTGCTTTTTGTACCATAATAAATCATGCAACTGGCTGCAGTCAATTACAACACAATAATGTCTACTTTACAGTGCCTAATAAGCTTAACAGAAAAAATGACATAATATAACAGTAAAACTTAATGGCTACTTCACCTATAACACACTGAACCCTCTCTGTTTACTTGTGCATGCCTTGtttgttctctttcttccatGTTGCTTTTTGTACCATAATAAATGATATAACTGGAATATGCTCTTCATTTAATGCTGGAAAATATCCAGCAGGTGAGTGGGACACCCAAATTCAATGCCAAGTAGTAAAGGAATAGCCCAGATTGGATGTTAATAAGGAGACTTGTGTAGGTTCTCCAACAACCAACCCTTGGAAAGTTGAGAATGTTACCGTATTTAATTCGTTAACTAActcattaaatttcttttcccGCAGAACTGAATGCTTAGAGACTGGTGCTTTTTACCACTTTAAATGACTGGGTTTCTGGTGTTGATTTCTTTCTTCCCAATATGGCAATGAAAGCATCAGAAAATGGGAAAGGCTTTGTAAGTAGTGTGTGGTCTACACgtcaaagtttttatttttttatttttaatctcaattataaaaactttataGGGGTCTTGCAGGTGTTTCAGACAATCAGGCCCTAAAAGGGTGCTGTT from Vigna radiata var. radiata cultivar VC1973A chromosome 9, Vradiata_ver6, whole genome shotgun sequence carries:
- the LOC106773078 gene encoding uncharacterized protein LOC106773078 isoform X2, with the protein product MAERDRKPNDSISEKDVKSPNIFERAKEEFEAVFHHDKSPHHHRETHGRSDDIDEKTPSDEVKGPNVFERVKEEFEAVVEAIHPKKESESSTPKRDG
- the LOC106773078 gene encoding uncharacterized protein LOC106773078 isoform X3, with product MAERDRKPNDSISDVKSPNIFERAKEEFEAVFHHDKSPHHHRETHGRSDDIDEKTPSDEVKGPNVFERVKEEFEAVVEAIHPKKESESSTPKRDG